A DNA window from Halomicrobium mukohataei DSM 12286 contains the following coding sequences:
- a CDS encoding TetR/AcrR family transcriptional regulator, which produces MEDEPATEILHATYRALCDHGYANLTVQDIAAEADRSTASIHYHYDDKDQLFVAFLDYLYDRYTERLADVDEGSPRDRLDALFDVSFDDGPDGPQQAFRTAMLEVTAQAPYDDAIRDRLAEFDELLFEQLRETIADGVETGVFDDRVDPAVAAEFLTATITGAHTREVAAGAPSDRLYAALTEYTERHLLAAGSTGVAD; this is translated from the coding sequence ATGGAGGACGAACCAGCCACCGAGATTCTACACGCGACGTATCGCGCCCTCTGTGACCACGGCTACGCGAATCTCACCGTGCAGGACATCGCCGCCGAGGCCGACAGGAGCACCGCCTCTATTCACTACCACTACGACGACAAAGACCAGCTGTTCGTCGCCTTCCTCGATTATCTGTACGACCGATACACCGAGCGCCTGGCCGACGTGGACGAAGGCTCGCCGCGGGACCGACTCGACGCCCTGTTCGACGTGTCGTTCGACGACGGTCCCGACGGCCCACAGCAGGCGTTTCGGACGGCGATGCTCGAAGTGACGGCACAGGCACCGTACGACGATGCAATCCGTGACCGTCTCGCGGAGTTCGACGAACTGCTGTTCGAACAGCTCCGAGAGACCATCGCGGACGGCGTCGAAACGGGCGTGTTCGACGACCGCGTCGATCCGGCCGTCGCGGCGGAGTTTCTGACCGCGACGATCACGGGCGCACACACGCGAGAAGTCGCCGCCGGTGCTCCGTCGGACCGTCTGTACGCCGCGCTCACCGAGTACACCGAGCGACATCTGCTGGCAGCGGGTTCGACGGGGGTCGCGGACTGA
- a CDS encoding MATE family efflux transporter, whose protein sequence is MGLLDRIRALFKGPEEFDLTSGSIGKPLFFLSMPIVITNLFQTAYNLADTFWLGQYSTDALAAISFAFPMVFLLISLGMGISVAGSVLVAQYTGAGEEREAEYAASQTVTFAAIASVVLGVVGFFAVEAFLGVMGASADVLPLATSYMELISLGLLFMFGFAVFIALMRGYGDTITPMVVMFGSVVLNIVIDPFLIFGFESNPLFSMLDLGSLEATLLAATGYTGSGITGAAIATIFSRAVALVVGLTIMFRGRRGVQIHLGDMVPDLDYLPRLVRIGLPASVEGMGRALSMNLLLFIVAFFPDAVVAAYGIGTRVFSVIFLPAIAVARGVETMTGQNMGADKPDRAQRATGLAATVLFGVLSAAGILVFFVAAPIADVFTTDPEVVAVATQFLRYVALTFGFIGIMRAYTGSFRGAGKTLTAAAISVLMLGVIRFPIAWFAAGEIGETGIWLSFAISNVAGAVIAYGWYRRGTWRDNDLTEDGIDLDDAGMEPATTDD, encoded by the coding sequence ATGGGACTGCTCGACCGGATCCGAGCGCTGTTCAAAGGTCCCGAGGAGTTCGATCTCACCTCGGGGAGCATCGGCAAGCCCCTCTTTTTCCTGTCGATGCCGATCGTGATCACGAACCTCTTCCAGACGGCCTACAACCTCGCGGACACCTTCTGGCTCGGCCAGTACAGCACGGACGCGCTGGCCGCGATTAGCTTCGCGTTCCCGATGGTGTTCCTGCTCATCTCGCTTGGCATGGGCATCTCCGTCGCCGGGAGCGTGCTCGTCGCTCAGTACACGGGTGCCGGCGAGGAGCGAGAGGCGGAGTACGCGGCCTCTCAGACGGTGACCTTCGCGGCTATCGCGTCGGTCGTGCTCGGCGTCGTCGGCTTCTTCGCCGTCGAGGCGTTCCTCGGCGTGATGGGCGCGTCCGCGGACGTGTTGCCCCTGGCGACGAGCTACATGGAACTGATCTCGCTGGGACTGCTCTTCATGTTCGGCTTCGCCGTGTTCATCGCGCTCATGCGGGGCTACGGCGACACCATCACCCCGATGGTGGTGATGTTCGGGTCGGTGGTGCTCAACATCGTCATCGACCCGTTCCTGATCTTCGGCTTCGAGAGCAATCCGCTGTTCTCGATGCTCGACCTGGGGAGCCTCGAAGCGACGCTGCTGGCGGCGACGGGCTACACGGGATCGGGCATCACCGGGGCGGCCATCGCGACGATCTTCTCGCGGGCGGTCGCACTCGTCGTCGGCCTCACGATCATGTTCCGTGGCAGGCGGGGCGTCCAGATCCACCTCGGCGACATGGTGCCCGATCTCGACTACCTCCCGCGGCTCGTCCGGATCGGCCTGCCGGCGTCGGTCGAGGGGATGGGGCGGGCGCTGTCGATGAACCTCCTGCTGTTCATCGTCGCGTTCTTCCCCGACGCCGTCGTCGCCGCCTACGGCATCGGGACGCGCGTGTTCTCGGTGATCTTCCTGCCGGCGATCGCCGTCGCCCGCGGCGTCGAGACGATGACCGGCCAGAACATGGGCGCGGACAAACCCGACCGGGCCCAGCGAGCGACCGGGCTCGCCGCGACGGTCCTCTTCGGCGTGCTCTCGGCCGCGGGGATCCTCGTCTTCTTCGTCGCCGCACCCATCGCCGACGTGTTCACGACCGATCCCGAAGTCGTCGCCGTCGCGACGCAGTTCCTGCGCTACGTCGCGCTGACCTTCGGCTTTATCGGAATCATGCGGGCGTACACGGGGAGTTTCCGCGGGGCCGGCAAGACGCTCACCGCTGCGGCGATCTCCGTGCTGATGCTCGGGGTCATCCGGTTCCCCATCGCGTGGTTCGCGGCCGGCGAGATCGGCGAGACCGGGATCTGGCTCTCCTTCGCGATCTCGAACGTCGCCGGTGCGGTGATCGCCTACGGGTGGTATCGTCGCGGGACGTGGCGCGACAACGATCTCACCGAGGACGGAATCGACCTCGACGACGCGGGGATGGAGCCCGCGACGACGGACGACTGA